The following proteins are co-located in the Flammeovirga kamogawensis genome:
- a CDS encoding vWA domain-containing protein, with protein MNGLYIEYSWWWMFFGILSCALATYFFYTKKQVWSISINRILILLRFSVLSVVVFLLLDPMFKSIERYFEKPIISFVIDNSESMKATVTKENLNNLLESLVNTADRIKEEGYDTKFYNLAGDKIEENDLASLEFDYKVTNISKSIQKLEEVNEHENLAGIALVTDGIFNQGFSPLFVPSVVPIYTVGIGDTIPQIDLQVKEVYANKIAYLGNKFPVIAEIVNEGFMGKEVEVTLSSRGRKIAKKRYKINSEKGFEQVKFTVDAKKKGYQKFTVSAKALDGEFSTENNTKSIYIEVIEGKEKILLVANAPHPDIKAIRAGIESNKNYELHVYIPGIKLKNGKGYDKNSKYDLVILHEYPNVKRKAALLLKDLAKKQIPFWYIVGDRTDINAFNKMNSLLSIEGYRGQKDKVTAAFDDKFSFFTFPSDKKQLIEKMSPIEVPFGEYKLKSGTALIYQQIGAVKTSKPLLILGETGGVKSAVLVGTGLWKWRLQESFLQSDEQATDELISKVVQYLSTKTDKRRFRVNTTNSEYSDIEDVVIETEVYNDIYESIYGHTIDLVVKNEKGETTSFTYLNSAPYFKYHLSDLAEGVYSFVASTEIDGKKEYSTGSFAVKEMALEALNPTANFSLLRGVADKSGGMYYNADELSGLSDLLATNKASQRIHAEEKYKELGSNMWILGLMFILLFSEWIIRKLHGGF; from the coding sequence ATGAACGGACTTTATATAGAATACTCTTGGTGGTGGATGTTTTTTGGCATCCTTAGTTGTGCTTTAGCTACTTATTTTTTTTATACAAAGAAACAGGTTTGGTCTATATCTATAAATAGGATACTAATTCTATTGAGATTTTCAGTGCTTTCTGTAGTAGTATTTTTACTCTTAGACCCTATGTTTAAAAGTATTGAAAGATATTTTGAAAAACCTATTATTTCTTTTGTGATAGACAATTCTGAGTCGATGAAGGCTACTGTTACTAAAGAGAATTTAAATAATCTTTTAGAATCATTAGTTAATACGGCAGATAGAATAAAAGAAGAAGGTTACGATACAAAATTCTATAACCTTGCAGGTGATAAAATTGAAGAAAATGATTTAGCATCTTTAGAATTTGATTATAAGGTGACTAACATAAGTAAATCAATTCAAAAATTAGAAGAAGTAAACGAACATGAAAACCTAGCGGGAATAGCATTAGTGACTGATGGTATTTTTAACCAAGGATTTTCGCCTTTATTTGTGCCATCTGTAGTGCCAATTTATACGGTAGGAATTGGAGACACAATCCCACAGATTGATTTACAAGTAAAAGAAGTTTATGCTAATAAAATAGCTTATTTAGGTAATAAATTTCCTGTAATAGCAGAAATAGTAAATGAGGGGTTTATGGGGAAAGAGGTAGAAGTTACTTTGTCTTCTAGAGGAAGAAAGATTGCTAAAAAGCGATATAAAATAAATAGCGAAAAAGGATTTGAGCAAGTTAAGTTTACTGTTGATGCCAAGAAAAAGGGGTATCAAAAATTTACAGTAAGTGCAAAGGCATTAGATGGGGAATTCTCTACAGAAAACAACACGAAATCAATTTATATTGAGGTGATTGAAGGGAAAGAAAAAATTCTTTTAGTAGCAAATGCACCTCACCCAGATATTAAAGCAATACGAGCAGGTATAGAAAGTAATAAAAACTACGAATTACACGTATATATTCCAGGAATTAAACTTAAAAATGGTAAGGGATATGATAAAAACTCTAAGTATGATTTAGTGATTTTACATGAATACCCTAACGTAAAACGTAAAGCAGCTCTTTTACTTAAGGATTTGGCTAAAAAGCAGATACCTTTTTGGTATATAGTAGGAGACAGAACGGATATCAATGCATTTAATAAAATGAATTCTTTATTAAGCATTGAAGGATATAGAGGTCAGAAAGATAAAGTTACAGCAGCTTTCGATGATAAGTTTTCTTTCTTTACTTTTCCATCAGATAAAAAACAACTGATAGAAAAAATGTCGCCTATCGAGGTTCCTTTTGGTGAATATAAACTGAAATCAGGAACAGCATTAATATATCAACAAATAGGAGCAGTGAAAACTTCTAAACCTTTACTTATTTTAGGTGAAACTGGAGGTGTGAAATCTGCAGTACTAGTAGGAACTGGTTTATGGAAGTGGCGTTTACAAGAAAGTTTTTTACAATCTGATGAGCAAGCAACTGATGAATTAATAAGTAAAGTTGTTCAATACTTGTCAACAAAAACAGATAAACGTAGGTTTAGAGTAAATACAACAAATTCAGAATATTCTGATATTGAAGATGTAGTGATAGAAACTGAAGTTTATAATGATATTTATGAATCAATTTATGGGCATACCATAGATTTAGTAGTTAAAAATGAAAAAGGAGAAACGACATCCTTTACGTACTTAAATTCTGCACCATATTTTAAATATCATTTATCTGACTTGGCTGAAGGGGTTTATTCTTTTGTAGCATCAACAGAGATTGATGGAAAGAAAGAGTATTCTACTGGAAGTTTTGCTGTTAAAGAAATGGCATTAGAAGCTCTTAACCCAACTGCAAATTTCTCTTTACTACGTGGGGTTGCTGATAAGTCTGGAGGGATGTATTATAATGCAGACGAGCTGAGTGGCTTATCTGATTTATTGGCCACAAATAAAGCAAGTCAGAGAATTCATGCTGAAGAAAAATATAAAGAATTAGGTTCAAATATGTGGATTTTGGGCTTGATGTTTATATTACTTTTTTCTGAATGGATTATCCGAAAACTACATGGAGGTTTCTAA